Genomic window (Neurospora crassa OR74A linkage group VI, whole genome shotgun sequence):
CAAGCCGGATGGAGCTCCGCAACACAGCCAGGATAGCCCGGTAaacaccagcaacagcagcacgTTTGGTTCTTGGCCCGACTAGCTCACATACTCGTCCCCAGCAGCGAACAGCTCGGTTCGAGGCAGAGAGCAGTCAAGATGGAACCGCAACATGGGACGAGAACGCTTGACTACACCATGTAGGTCCTCCGAGTGGGAATGGCGACACACGGTGCGTGTTTACTTGTGTATTGTACCTGACCCTCCTTGATCCAAGTTGCCGTCAAAGATCAACAACTCTCTTCTCTACACCACAGTATCAAAACGGCCGCCTCTGCCACCTACTtttcccactcccactccctcttgcttttcccttccttccccttacCTATACCTCCTCCATCACACAAAGCAACGCTCGCGGTGATACTTGATCTCTCCcttcccatcctcctcccgttCCCACATTCACCCGGTACTACCGTTGGGCTTCTTGAGCACCACCTCTTCTTGGTTTCTACTACGACTTGCATTTATCCTAGACAAAATAACGTGGGCAACTCTGTTCCTGACATCTACACACTCAGTACAAGTTGGAGTTAACGCGTGGATTCACTACAGCAGACACGAACCCCAAGTCACACAGACGTTGTTCGCCATTGGACTTGATCCCCGCAGCCAGTTACACCGGGATCGCCCAAGCTCGACTGTTGCTGTGCCGCCATAATCCCGTCATTCCGCCGTATATCCATAGTGAAGCAGCCTTCCGGCGTCCCTACAACACCCACAACAGTTAAGAAATGTCGCCTCACTGCAACATGGATGACTCTTCCTCCGTCTCGTCCAGTGGTTACACCTCTGAGCCTGTGGCCAATGGCGTGAGCAATGGTTCTGCCGCtgctaccaccaccagccaatACAAGAACTTCTCCAAGAGCCGCCATTTGAGGCACACGCCTTCGGATGAGATCCACGATCTCGTTTGCGTTGGCTTCGGCCCCGCCAGTATTTCCGTCGCCATTGCTACGCACGACGCTATCGAGGCCGGCCAGCTTTCCGAGTCGCCCAaggtcctcttcctcgagaAGCAGGCCGATTTCGCTTGGCACGCCGGCATGCTCCTCCCTGGAGCCAAGATGCAgatctccttcctcaaggACCTTGCCTCTCTCCGCGATCCCCGCTCCCACTTCACTTTCCTCAACTACCTGCACCAGAATGATCGCCTCATCGACTTCATCAACCTTAGCACCTTTACCCCTGCGAGAGTCGAGTTCGAGGACTACCTTCGGTGGTGCGCACGCCATTTCGATGACGTTGTAAGGTATCAGACCGAGGTTGTGGCCGTCGAGCCCGTTCAGTCTTCCGGGCCAAACAAGCTCTTCACGGTTACTTCCCGCGACGTAATTACGGGCGAGATCACCACCTTCCAGGCTCGCAACGTCTTGCTTGCTCTCGGCGGCCAGGCCTCGATCCCCAAGCCTCTTCCCCAAAAGCACCCCCGCGTCATCCACTCGAGCCAGTACGCCAGCGTGATTCCCAAGCTTCTCCGCGACCAGTCCGCTCCCGTGCGCGTGGCTGTTCTCGGTGCTGGCCAGTCAGCGGCGGAAATCTTCAACAACGTCCAGAACCTCTACCCCAACTCCAAGACATATATGATTATGCGCTCCGAGTTCATGAAGCCTTCTGATGATTCCCCATTGTACGTTCTCTctgtctccttcttcctttacCATCTTTTTGCATTCTGGAAACATGCAACTAACATTTCTCTACCAGTGTCAACTCCATCTTCAACCCCGAATTCATCGACACCATCCACGCCCGCCCCTCGGCCTACCGCACCCACTTTCTCGCCGACGCCAAGGCGACCAACTACGGCGTTGTCCGTCTCGAGCTCATTGAGCACCTCTACGAGGTCATGTACCACCAGCGCCGCGTGCTCGGTACCGACGAGACGAAATGGCCCCACCGTATCATGGCCGCGCGCAAGGTCGTCTCGGTCTCGGAGAAGGGTGATACGCTCAAGATCAAGGTTGGCCGCTACTTCtacggcgaggaggaggagactgATGTCACAGATGGACCCATTGTGGACGAGGAGACTCTCGATGTGGACGTGATCATTTGCGCTACTGGCTATAAGCGCATGGCGCATGTGGATATGCTCAAGCCCACGTGGCCGCTGTTGCCTGAGGCCGATCAGGCGCTGGTCGCTGAAGCTGCCAAGGGATCATCCAAGGATAGGTGGTTTGTCCAGGGTGGCGAGGAGAAGAGCACGAGGGTAATTGAGGCCAACCGCGATTATTCGGTTAAGTTTGGGGAGGGTAAGGTTGCCCAGGGCAGTGGCATCTGGTTGCAAGGATGCTGTGAGGGAACTCATGGTGTAAGTCTTCCTTTCCTGTCCCTCTGATGACGGGGGTACATTCTGTCAAGGATGAACGCTAACTAACGGTGGCAAACAGTTGTCTGATACTCTTCTTTCTGTTCTGTCTACACGGTCTGGCGAGATTGTCAAGTCGATTTTCGGTGCTTAAGAAAGGGAGGGAACACGATGATACCAATGTTGTTGCTTGTGTCACAGCGAGAGCgatttttccttttctttttttttttttttttttttctaacaTCCATTGATGATTGTCTGAATCTGGAACGGAAAAATACCTTTGGGGGTATCACATGGTTTTTTTGGAAAGAAAAATTTCCTTACATGTCACTTTTACTTCTGTTGTACATAATttttcttctactattttcGGTTGTTGGCTTTGGCATAGCATACTAGCTTTCATGCTTGTCTCGTTTTGCAGCTGAAGCAAAATAGCGTTGGGTATACCTTGTGGACAGACACACTTCTTCGACCTTCTTCTGTCTTGCACATGTTTTTCCCATTGGCAGGGATAATCACAACGAACTTCGGGGAGCTGacggtggtgtggtggtttTTACCACTCGCGCGATTTTTCCACGTGCAGCGCGATTATCAGATCATCAGATGGGCGGAAAAATTGCGGGCAATGGGGCTAGGGGCCGATGATCGGATCAGATAAAAAGTTTTCTGCCCCTCTGGGTTGGGATTCGAAACACGCCCTTGGTTGGCGATGGCCTTGGCATCAGATTAGTACATACGTATTTTTGAGCCGAAGGGACTTGGTTAAGAAGCCGAAGAGACGAGGCCGGGGGCGGGCGGAGGAACGCTCGGCGGATCTGATAAAACACACGCGGCCGACAAAAAAACGGCCTTGAACACGAGTTCGAGGTCGAGGGTGCCAGAGACTGCCAGTGGAGTGCCTGGTGGCTGGGAACGGAGCTGGGCAAAGACTTGAAAACGGAGGCCATGATGGTGGCAGGTCCACTTCACATCACCATCTCATCTCCGAGTGTGCGTGGTGTCTGGGAGCTATTCTTGGTTACGGTTGGTGTTCTAACTCCAGTCGACGGACCTGAggcagaagtggaagctacTTACAAAGGACACTGAAGCGGCGGGATTGAGAACCTTTGTTGGCAACTTAGTTGAATCAGGAAGGACCCGCCGTGACTGCAGCCAAAGGAACAAAATTGCCTCAAGGTTCCTGTCCCATTGGCGATCGGACCCTTTCAAAGTTGACGAACCCCTCACTTTTATATACATACCACTTGCCATTTCAGCTCTGTTCGGCGTCAAGCAATGCACGAATGTTTAAGACCGGGAAGGTGCGCGGGCAGATGGTGTACACGAAATGCAGTGTGCACCTTCTCGGTCTGGATCAGTGCAACTCAACTGCCATGGCGACTGCATGGTCCCTTCCGCGCGGGGCTTTTTCTTGGACTCGTGGGCACAAGAAGCGTGATGATTGTGCTAAGCTAAGaacgagaaaggaaaagaactgTGGAGGGCTAAAATACATAGTGGTGGCGCCCTAATGGGCCCCACATGTGACTGAGCAATTCGGGCAGGCCCAATGCTAGTAAATAGCAGTCTGGGCGTTCTATACCACACTACAACACCCCCCCGTAGCCCAAAACGgctctataaatttatccttcttcttactcTCAtcaattatagtataaactTTACCAATTGCCCTTTTCCAATTTAAAGTGGGCCCCTTTTCTCCGTCGGTTAgtatagctaattaaattcgtttaAAATTTTTAGTATCCGCGCTAAGACGGGAAGTTgcttagtatttaaattccTACTTAAGGGTAGAACACTAGCTAAAATATCGCCAATCTAACCTTTCCACCGTAAAAGCTATTATTCTACATAATAATTCCTCCTTTTACtgtaaatttactttaaatactctaattatattatataatcttcCTTAAAccaccttactattattagcccTACCGGGAATACTATAAGGACGCCCGTAGTATAGCGGTTTACGTAGAACGcctataactactattaatataaatttggaGAGTTTATACGTTCAAttccctactattaatttcttttctctctaaATATTcagttattatactattaacctcTTTCAGatccttcttatttttaaatcttagtattaactatatagggCCACTCTAAGGAATAGGAGACGTAAGACTACTATAAAACGTATTATcttttagtactattaatagttgttttataaaagaatatactataaagtatttaattagggtacATAGAATAAATcgaattaaattcctttctttttacttaaaaTTCATTTAGCCTCTTTTATTTGAAATTTACTCGGGTTTtaacctataataatagtttttattattatttattcaaatttatagtattaatttttactCAAATCCTAGTTACTTAACGAAGGAAGTGTACTTATCTACTTTCAAAGGTTTTAtcaatctattaataattatatctttgcctttaatataaataatctcGAACTCCtctcttttaatttattcaataatctatttaaagtatatatttatataatagttgtaGCTAAGGACTTTTCAATTTAGGACCCGGTCCCTCGcattcttattatttatatataatacttttagtagtagttgtTTATAGCCtaattcttctattatttaagaaatctactatagtaatttagttattGGAATAAAGTTGGTAAATTCTACCTCggttatactaattattataaaagcttacttctttaatttctaatatactaatcctctagttaggaatataatatatcttctaatactatagcgAATTATTGGATTATCTATAAAAAAATGCGTCACCAAACGcttttaaatctatattcGAAAGTAATATCTTACCTCTTAAAAGaatacctatattagtatattttattaaataccgaaataagtattttattataataattaatcctattgatagtttaatattagctttataaagcttattgactataaatataatatccggTTGGGTgcctattaataagtagtttaaattgctaatcttcttaatatactatttctattacttaaGCAATTTATCCCTAGTCTTGTAATctcctacttttatatcGTTggactatagtatattaatactataaaggtcTTCGTActtaaacttctttaatagagATTTAGTATACCGAatttgtaatataaatactattctcTCGTTCCTATCtcttacaatattaaaactTAGGAATATCCTTACTTCCCCTATTTACTTAAGTTTGAAGTATTATAAGAGTTAGTCTCtaattttaaggataatatttattaaaggcgCTGCAATAAGGAAATTGTTTATGTATAGTACTAAAAgtacttccttcttcttattactaaataggcatatattattacttattaattcaaaccctatattctttaatataagtaacaATATCTAAAACTAGTAGAGAAGGCTACTCTTAAGACTATATAAGGCTCTTTtcaataaataaactaaGCATTAAGGTCCTCTTAGTCCCTTTTCCAATCTAGTAGGTTATTCGATATAGTATGTCTTGCCtttaggaattaatatatttaagaacactatattaaaatcaaACTAATAACACTCaaagtttaaaattactataataactaagAAGAATTTTACGTTCGCTACATTAGCAATAGCcgtataaatatcctttatatcctaaaaaccctatttaaagttactataaacAACCTATCTTGCCCtaaacttctttatttttaaattataattatcctttttattatatacctatttgcCAAGTAGAACTTCTATATCTCCTCTCTAAGGAACTAGTTTATATACTTCTTTATCCTCTAAAGCCTTTAATTGCTTTTCTATagttaatttctaataagaCGTAAAATTAACTAGTTTTTATACctttctataatttttaggAACTCCTTCCTAAAGGTTATACTCTATTTTTATACCTGtgagatattataattcaaTATCCTTCTCAACTATCCCCCTCTCCCGAAGGCCGAAGTAGAAGGTTAGGATATTCCtagtagatttattattactatcaaCTACAATttactttctaattaaagtacttaattatagtattacttactatttaaGCCTACCggtccttattaatattattattagttcaATAATAGTCTAATTCGTTATTGGGTTTTATTAGGATTCctcttattactaatttattaattagtttaaatcctttagtagttttaatagggtattaactATAGGATCCGGAAATAACTATCTTCTTAAGTTTCTTCGGAATAAAATAGgtttatctttatttaaattattaaggttaataaaggggGAATTATCGAAAGGCTCAAATTCTTCCTTATTCTCCGACCCAATAAATAATTCGAAATAGTTGTTATTTTATTCAATCGAATTTACTACATCGTTGGCCAGTATTACTCTCTAAGATACTTAGGGTTAttctattatctatattaaaccgtctaatagtataaatatttataaattagaaataattaattaaagacttTAAATTAGAGTTTTAAGTGCTGAACTTATCGTAATAGTTCGCAAGGTTAGTATCGGGGTTTATTAGCCTTCCGGTAGTAAGatctataatagtattaataattctaattctaattctagtTCTAGAACCGGCGTAATACTGGGTGAAGGTGTAAGTAGTCTTAATTAATTCATTGTCTTAAGacctacaatattattaataaacaattaaattcgttctttttctccttccttctccattTCTTTTACTcttcttataatttctattaccttaaatctatttactataatccAAACTTCCTTTCCACTTTATAAAACCTTATCTATATCCTTAatcgattaattagaaaatataattatatagtccAATACTTATTCTTCCAATAATTAATCTCCTTCTAATTCTAAGAATTGTACTACATTAGTGATGCGGGAGCATCGCATGTATTATTAGATCAATTGATTAGAGTAGACTGGGCATGGTTGTGACCATGCCCACCCCCGATGGAGGCACTGGTATGCCCAGGCACTAGCGTGCCCAGGCACGTGCCTTAGCACATACCCGGTAAGCCCAGTCGCTGGACCTGCAGCATAGTCCGCAGActagcgataagataagggaatTCCCATAAAGGGATTCCCGTGCGGGGCAGCCTTCGGctacgcctttcttcctctattatctttttctttaatattataaattatattaagcaTCGtagtattaccctattaaatagtaactataattaaacgtttAATGGCTATTGCGAATAGTATACTCCTTATACCCTATTTTAGTAAgttcgctaattatttattttgcGAGTTTACTAGTCTAATCGAACGATTTTTAATTGCGGATAGTAACGTCGATCCTACGATTacccttatttttattctggAATAGATCGCcgattatttattttacaattttaaatagtccGATTGAACGATTTTCCGTTGcggatagtagtattaattttataattacgtaatctattaattgtatattatttaaatagtattgtaaCGACTACCCCCTACTTccttactttataatattatacttacaTTGGTTTATATCgaacgaatatattaaatcctttgTATTACCTTAATCCGAACTTCTTAAACCTTAATA
Coding sequences:
- a CDS encoding ornithine-N5-oxygenase — protein: MSPHCNMDDSSSVSSSGYTSEPVANGVSNGSAAATTTSQYKNFSKSRHLRHTPSDEIHDLVCVGFGPASISVAIATHDAIEAGQLSESPKVLFLEKQADFAWHAGMLLPGAKMQISFLKDLASLRDPRSHFTFLNYLHQNDRLIDFINLSTFTPARVEFEDYLRWCARHFDDVVRYQTEVVAVEPVQSSGPNKLFTVTSRDVITGEITTFQARNVLLALGGQASIPKPLPQKHPRVIHSSQYASVIPKLLRDQSAPVRVAVLGAGQSAAEIFNNVQNLYPNSKTYMIMRSEFMKPSDDSPFVNSIFNPEFIDTIHARPSAYRTHFLADAKATNYGVVRLELIEHLYEVMYHQRRVLGTDETKWPHRIMAARKVVSVSEKGDTLKIKVGRYFYGEEEETDVTDGPIVDEETLDVDVIICATGYKRMAHVDMLKPTWPLLPEADQALVAEAAKGSSKDRWFVQGGEEKSTRVIEANRDYSVKFGEGKVAQGSGIWLQGCCEGTHGLSDTLLSVLSTRSGEIVKSIFGA